The Elaeis guineensis isolate ETL-2024a chromosome 14, EG11, whole genome shotgun sequence genome has a segment encoding these proteins:
- the LOC105057552 gene encoding pentatricopeptide repeat-containing protein At3g05340: MRYVPLPLNYAHLSTLLSLCGRERNYRLGSSIHAAIIKNANHFSFNNHNSSLRDIMVVWNALLSMYSKCGQLFDAVKIFDRMQMRDSISWNSMISGCLVRDELEMGFGYFKQMHEYEIFRYDRATLTTILSACAEPELLSVSAMMHALIISNGYEQKIPVGNALLTAYFKCGCPTSAHKVFDGMQERNIVTWTAMVSGLAQSQLCKESLILFKEMRHAMEANSLTYSSSLLACCGLRALNEGQQIHGLVIKSGLHLDLCVESALMDLYSKCGIMEDALLIFRSHEEPDEVFLTVILVGFAQNGMEERTFKLFAEMVGAGIEIDANMISAVLGAFGASAPFALGKQIHSMVVKKSLGSNVFVSNGLINMYSKCGELMDSVKIFSRMVHQNSVSWNSMIAAFARHGHGFEALQLYEDMKLEGIEPTDITFLSLLHACSHVGSIEKGMGFLHSMSVDHGIIPRMEHYACMVDMLGRAGLLNDARRFIEELPVEPGPLLWQALLGACSIHGNLEMGKYAAQHLLLVEPECSAAYVLLANISSSEGRWAERGRIIKEMKERGVKKDTGMSWIEVEKEVHIFVVEDRIHPEAEIIYKVLDELVVLIRDQEHLPD; this comes from the coding sequence ATGAGATATGTCCCTCTACCTCTCAATTATGCCCACCTCAGCACCCTCCTTTCGCTTTGTGGTAGAGAGAGGAACTACCGACTCGGTTCTTCGATCCACGCTGCTATCATTAAGAATGCCAATCATTTTAGCTTCAATAACCATAACAGCAGTCTTCGTGATATCATGGTTGTTTGGAATGCTCTCCTGTCCATGTACTCGAAATGCGGCCAATTATTCGATGCAGtgaagatttttgatcgaatgcAAATGAGAGACTCTATATCCTGGAACTCGATGATTTCAGGTTGCTTGGTGAGGGATGAGTTAGAGATGGGATTTGGATACTTCAAACAAATGCACGAGTACGAAATTTTTCGATATGATCGTGCAACTTTGACGACTATTTTATCAGCTTGTGCAGAACCTGAGCTCCTGTCTGTGAGCGCGATGATGCATGCGTTGATAATTTCGAATGGCTATGAGCAGAAAATTCCGGTGGGGAATGCCTTGCTGACTGCTTACTTTAAATGTGGGTGTCCAACTTCAGCACATAAGGTGTTTGATGGGATGCAGGAAAGAAATATAGTTACATGGACTGCGATGGTCTCAGGACTTGCTCAGAGCCAGTTATGCAAGGAGAGCTTGATTTTATTTAAAGAGATGCGGCATGCGATGGAAGCTAACTCCTTGACCTACTCGAGCTCCCTGCTGGCTTGTTGTGGATTGCGAGCCCTCAACGAAGGGCAACAGATTCATGGGCTTGTCATCAAATCTGGGCTTCACTTGGACTTGTGTGTTGAGAGTGCTCTAATGGATTTGTACTCAAAGTGTGGCATAATGGAAGATGCACTTCTGATCTTTAGGTCTCATGAAGAACCCGACGAGGTTTTCTTGACTGTGATTCTAGTAGGTTTTGCGCAGAATGGAATGGAAGAGAGAACTTTTAAGCTTTTTGCTGAAATGGTGGGAGCAGGGATTGAGATTGATGCGAATATGATCTCGGCTGTTTTGGGGGCATTTGGTGCCTCAGCACCATTTGCCCTTGGGAAGCAAATCCATTCTATGGTTGTTAAGAAGTCTTTGGGATCAAATGTTTTTGTGAGCAATGGGCTCATTAACATGTACTCAAAGTGTGGCGAACTGATGGATTCTGTTAAAATCTTCAGCCGAATGGTTCATCAGAATTCAGTGtcatggaactctatgattgcaGCTTTTGCTCGTCATGGCCATGGATTTGAAGCACTTCAGCTCTATGAAGATATGAAATTGGAAGGCATAGAGCCAACAGATATCACATTTTTATCATTGCTTCATGCTTGCAGCCATGTGGGTTCTATTGAAAAGGGTATGGGGTTCTTGCATTCGATGTCAGTGGATCATGGGATTATCCCCAGGATGGAGCATTATGCATGTATGGTAGACATGTTGGGTCGTGCAGGTCTTCTGAATGATGCAAGAAGATTCATAGAAGAGTTGCCTGTAGAGCCTGGTCCTCTTCTTTGGCAGGCATTACTTGGTGCATGTAGCATTCATGGTAATTTGGAGATGGGAAAATATGCAGCCCAGCACTTACTTCTTGTGGAACCAGAATGCTCGGCAGCCTATGTGCTGCTGGCTAACATATCTTCGTCAGAAGGAAGATGGGCGGAGAGAGGTAGAATTATAAAGGAGATGAAGGAGAGAGGAGTGAAGAAGGATACAGGAATGAGTTGGATTGAGGTTGAGAAGGAAGTTCACATCTTTGTCGTGGAGGACAGGATCCATCCTGAAGCTGAGATTATTTATAAGGTATTGGATGAGTTGGTCGTTCTTATCAGAGATCAAGAGCATTTGCCAGACTAG